DNA sequence from the Rhodospirillales bacterium genome:
GGCGTCAAGTTCTGTGGTATCGATCACATGCGCGTCGGTAGCGGCCGCAAGCGGTGCTGCCGCGCGAGACCGGTCGCGCTGGTCACGCTCTCGCATGTCCTGCTCAACACGGGCTTGTATAAACGGCTCTCCACGGGCCCGCAACTCCTTGACGCGCCGAGCTAACCGGACTTCGGCCGATCCGGCCAGAAAAATCTTCACGTCGGCGTCGGGCAGTACCACGGTTCCGATGTCCCGTCCGTCGAGCACGGCACCGTCCGCCCCGCCGGGCGGACGACGCGCAAAGTTCCGCTGGCGCTCCAGCAGCGAGCCCCGCACGCCCGGGTGCACGGCCACCATCGAGGCGACCCGGCCCACGCGTTCACTCCGCAGATCAGGCTCGGTCAGGTCCTGCATCGTGACGGCCTGCGCCGCCTCCTCGGCGCCGACCGGATCGGAGCCGTCGCCGCCAGTTGCGATCAG
Encoded proteins:
- a CDS encoding (d)CMP kinase, which gives rise to MIIAVDGPAAVGTGTLARGLAERFNLAHLDSGLLYRAVAARLIATGGDGSDPVGAEEAAQAVTMQDLTEPDLRSERVGRVASMVAVHPGVRGSLLERQRNFARRPPGGADGAVLDGRDIGTVVLPDADVKIFLAGSAEVRLARRVKELRARGEPFIQARVEQDMRERDQRDRSRAAAPLAAATDAHVIDTTELDA